The stretch of DNA AGCGGCCGGACTTACCTCCAGTCGGCGTGGTGGCTCACGGCGTTTCCGGGCCTCGCGATATTCGCCACCGTGCTGGCGGTCAACGCGCTGGGCGACTACATGCGCGACGCCCTCGACCCGAGGCTGCGGGACCGCGTGTAGCGGCGCGCTGATCCTCTCGGCGGCGCGCCCGAGGTGGGGTCTTGACAGGTGTCGGGGTCCTCGATGTCAGGCCCCGCCAGAACTTCTCCCGCGCACTCGCGGCGCTTGGGGTAGAGTCGGACGCGTGGAGGCTCGCAAGCAGCTGGTCACGCGCCCGTAGCTCAGTCGGATAGAGCGTCAGACTTCGAATCTGAAGGTCGGGGGTTCGATTCCCTCCGGGCGCGCCAAATCTCCCACACGTTGCAGCGCAGTGCCGTTCTCGCCCGTGACCGCCGGTGCCAA from Candidatus Rokuibacteriota bacterium encodes:
- a CDS encoding ABC transporter permease, coding for SGRTYLQSAWWLTAFPGLAIFATVLAVNALGDYMRDALDPRLRDRV